A window of Halobacillus naozhouensis genomic DNA:
CAAGCATGGATTCGAGCTGGATATTTCCTTACTCGTTAATGGAGCGATTGTTTCCGGAACGATGGTTTCAGCTAAAGAATATTTCGAGCATTTAAGTGAATCGTTTGAAGATGGCAGTGATGTTTCGCAGGAATTGAGTAATCAGCTTGCGCAAGCAGGTGAATCTGCCGAGTCCAATAATGACGGAGAAGCTCATTTCATTCATTTGAAAAATACACGTGTTTACTGTGGTGACAGCAAACCTACCCCTTCAAAAGGAAAAATTCTCTGGAGAGGGAAGTTAAGTGAAGTAGACAGTTTCTTTCTAGGTAAAATCTCAGAACCTAAAAGCAGCAGTAACAAAAAAGGATGATTTATTTTCAAAGTAGGGGAGAAGTCTTTTTCGATCCTTAAGGAACGTACCAGATTCGGATCATGGTGCGTTCCTCTCTTCTTTCTTCGCAAGTTTCATTTTAAAGGTTGCGGAGTACGTCCGGGATGAAAAATACCTGGCAGAAAATGCTCTCTGCCAGGGTTGATGGAACTTACCTACATGATTCAATTTCATAGCAGTTGAACCGTCTATTTTCCTTCTATATATGCGTATTTATAAATGTAACCTGACCCCATTGGGTTTCGGAACGTTCCTTTGATATAAGGTTTTTGCAGTTTAGCGGAACCTTTCTGGTAGATTGGTGCGATGACGGCATCTTCTTTGATTAATAGTTTTTCAGCTTGTAAGAATGCTTCAAACCGTTCTGCGGGTTTTTGAGCTAGTTCGTTATTGGCGCGCTCGATCAGCTTATCATATTCTTCACTTGCGTAGCCTGTTTTGTTATTGGCACCATCAGTCACCCATAAATTCATGAACGTGTTGGCGTCAAGGTAGTCAGGCAGCCACACA
This region includes:
- the gvpU gene encoding gas vesicle accessory protein GvpU, producing the protein MSEAAKDNILEFFVRASNKHGFELDISLLVNGAIVSGTMVSAKEYFEHLSESFEDGSDVSQELSNQLAQAGESAESNNDGEAHFIHLKNTRVYCGDSKPTPSKGKILWRGKLSEVDSFFLGKISEPKSSSNKKG